A single genomic interval of Zingiber officinale cultivar Zhangliang chromosome 4A, Zo_v1.1, whole genome shotgun sequence harbors:
- the LOC121972137 gene encoding multiple myeloma tumor-associated protein 2 homolog isoform X2, with protein sequence MLLNREQKWWWVAREYDRWKVFTDEYGKDLFWYTRDKQSPSSEMDSIREEIKRIKEDEEQAMREVLGLTPKRASRPQGNRLDKHEYTELVKRGSTADDLGAQHAEAIMVQGLGLYKAPRNQPESITLQRTLAKAPGKNEQTTINESDEDQSMDTRRKRRRREERDERRPRSSNDEPRHEEGRDREGNHRKHHEKKRSNDSDDKRIHQSRHKGKSRHDSD encoded by the exons ATGCTATTGAACAGAGAGCAAAAGTGGTGGTGGGTGGCTCGAGAGTATGATCGATGGAAGGTGTTCACTGACGAGTATG GGAAAGATCTGTTCTGGTATACTCGAGACAAGCAATCTCCCAGCTCAGAGATGGATTCCATTAGAGAGGAAATCAAAAGGatcaaagaagatgaagaacaggCTATGCGAGAAGTGCTTGGCTTGACTCCCAAGCGTGCCAGTCGGCCTCAAGGCAATCGGCTGGATAAACATGAATACACAGAGCTTGTAAAGAGAGGGTCTACCGCTGACGACCTGGGTGCTCAGCATGCCGAAGCAATTATGGTTCAAGGGCTTGGCTTGTACAA GGCACCTCGCAATCAACCGGAGTCTATCACTCTTCAACGGACCTTGGCTAAGGCACCTGGTAAGAATGAACAAACTACAATTAACGAAAGTGACGAAGATCAGTCGATGGACACACGCAGAAAAAGGAGGCGGCGGGAAGAAAGGGATGAGAGGAGACCCCGCAGTAGTAATGATGAACCAAGACACGAAGAGGGAAGGGACAGAGAAGGTAATCATCGGAAGCATCACGAGAAGAAACGGTCTAATGATTCGGACGACAAGCGAATACACCAGAGCAGGCATAAAGGCAAGAGCAGGCATGATTCTGATTGA
- the LOC121972137 gene encoding multiple myeloma tumor-associated protein 2 homolog isoform X1, giving the protein MYHPSRGGVRGGRDQFKWDDVKVDKHRENYLGHSINAPVGRWQKGKDLFWYTRDKQSPSSEMDSIREEIKRIKEDEEQAMREVLGLTPKRASRPQGNRLDKHEYTELVKRGSTADDLGAQHAEAIMVQGLGLYKAPRNQPESITLQRTLAKAPGKNEQTTINESDEDQSMDTRRKRRRREERDERRPRSSNDEPRHEEGRDREGNHRKHHEKKRSNDSDDKRIHQSRHKGKSRHDSD; this is encoded by the exons ATGTATCATCCTTCGAGAGGAGGTGTTCGAGGCGGTCGAGATC aattcaaatgGGATGATGTGAAGGTTGATAAACATCGAGAGAATTATCTTGGTCATAGCATTAATGCTCCTGTTGGCCGATGGCAAAAAG GGAAAGATCTGTTCTGGTATACTCGAGACAAGCAATCTCCCAGCTCAGAGATGGATTCCATTAGAGAGGAAATCAAAAGGatcaaagaagatgaagaacaggCTATGCGAGAAGTGCTTGGCTTGACTCCCAAGCGTGCCAGTCGGCCTCAAGGCAATCGGCTGGATAAACATGAATACACAGAGCTTGTAAAGAGAGGGTCTACCGCTGACGACCTGGGTGCTCAGCATGCCGAAGCAATTATGGTTCAAGGGCTTGGCTTGTACAA GGCACCTCGCAATCAACCGGAGTCTATCACTCTTCAACGGACCTTGGCTAAGGCACCTGGTAAGAATGAACAAACTACAATTAACGAAAGTGACGAAGATCAGTCGATGGACACACGCAGAAAAAGGAGGCGGCGGGAAGAAAGGGATGAGAGGAGACCCCGCAGTAGTAATGATGAACCAAGACACGAAGAGGGAAGGGACAGAGAAGGTAATCATCGGAAGCATCACGAGAAGAAACGGTCTAATGATTCGGACGACAAGCGAATACACCAGAGCAGGCATAAAGGCAAGAGCAGGCATGATTCTGATTGA
- the LOC121972137 gene encoding uncharacterized protein LOC121972137 isoform X3, translated as MIDGRCSLTRKDLFWYTRDKQSPSSEMDSIREEIKRIKEDEEQAMREVLGLTPKRASRPQGNRLDKHEYTELVKRGSTADDLGAQHAEAIMVQGLGLYKAPRNQPESITLQRTLAKAPGKNEQTTINESDEDQSMDTRRKRRRREERDERRPRSSNDEPRHEEGRDREGNHRKHHEKKRSNDSDDKRIHQSRHKGKSRHDSD; from the exons ATGATCGATGGAAGGTGTTCACTGACGA GGAAAGATCTGTTCTGGTATACTCGAGACAAGCAATCTCCCAGCTCAGAGATGGATTCCATTAGAGAGGAAATCAAAAGGatcaaagaagatgaagaacaggCTATGCGAGAAGTGCTTGGCTTGACTCCCAAGCGTGCCAGTCGGCCTCAAGGCAATCGGCTGGATAAACATGAATACACAGAGCTTGTAAAGAGAGGGTCTACCGCTGACGACCTGGGTGCTCAGCATGCCGAAGCAATTATGGTTCAAGGGCTTGGCTTGTACAA GGCACCTCGCAATCAACCGGAGTCTATCACTCTTCAACGGACCTTGGCTAAGGCACCTGGTAAGAATGAACAAACTACAATTAACGAAAGTGACGAAGATCAGTCGATGGACACACGCAGAAAAAGGAGGCGGCGGGAAGAAAGGGATGAGAGGAGACCCCGCAGTAGTAATGATGAACCAAGACACGAAGAGGGAAGGGACAGAGAAGGTAATCATCGGAAGCATCACGAGAAGAAACGGTCTAATGATTCGGACGACAAGCGAATACACCAGAGCAGGCATAAAGGCAAGAGCAGGCATGATTCTGATTGA